Within Paenibacillus sabinae T27, the genomic segment AGAAGCATGGCGACGAGGTGCTGCTCGCGATGCTGAACCGGATTGCGGTGGGGGCCGAGGCCAAAAGGCTCGGGATCTCCATCTCGGATCAGGAAGTCGACCGGGAACTGGAGACGGCGGCTTCCGGATATGGTTCGAAGGAGCAGTATTATGCACAGATGGAATCGGAGCTTGGCCTGACCAAGGAGGAAGTCCGGGAAGAAACCGCATACAGGCTTACGCTTCAGGCGGTGGCCACGGCCGGAATTATTATTACTGACAAGGAAATCGATGAGTATATCCGGCAAAATCCGGACCGCTTCCGCCCCGTCAAGGAGATCGGACTGTCGATTATCAAGGTTCATACCTATATGGAGGCGGAACAGGCTCTAGACCGGATCGAGTCGGGAGAGGACTTTGCCGCTCTTGCACAAGAGATTTCCATTGACGAGGACAGCAGAATTCATGGCGGCCGGGTCGGGACGGTGGAGGACAACGATCCGTTTTGGCCGCAGGAACTGCTGAAGGCTGCAGCGGGACTTAGCCCCGGGGATGTTGCCGGCCCTTTTCAGGTTGAGGGCGGATATGCCGTCATTCAAACTGACAGAGTAACCGCGCCGCCGATGCCGGACGACCAGGAAATCAGGGATCAGGTCCGTCAGGAGCTTGCCTTGGAGCAGGCTCCGCCGCTGCAGCAGGTCGAGGATAATCTGCGTACCAAATATGGAGCAGCAATAGATGTTGACAAGGGACTACAAGATTGATAATATGAGAGTAACGTAAAACCTACTGATTTAGTCGGATTAGGACGACGGCCCTACATCAACCGTCGTACAGCGCGGGGCTTGGCGCGCGGCGTTTTCTATACTTTCGGGGGCAGACCCGGCATGACCAATGTTGAACTGAGGGCGGCCGCTGATGACCCAAGGGGCAAATGCTGAAGACTTAGGTCACAAGTAACACATTATTTTTATCTCATTTATCATTCTTAGGAGGTCTTTGCTCATGTCTAAAGTGGTCAACAATGTAACGGAGCTTATCGGAGGAACCCCGCTTGTACGCTTGAACCGTATCGTACCGGAGGGCGCGGCGGAAATTTACGTGAAGCTTGAATACCAGAATCCGGGTTCCAGCGTTAAGGACCGGATCGCCGTCAGCATTGTAGAGGAAGCCGAGAAGGAAGGCCGCCTCAAACCGGGCGATACGATTCTCGAAGCGACCAGCGGCAACACCGGTATCGGTCTGGCCATGGTAGCGGCAGCCAAAGGTTACAAAGCCATTATCGTTATGCCTGAAACGATGAGCTTGGAGCGTCGCAACCTGCTGCGCGCTTACGGCGCGGAACTCGTGCTGACACCGGGATCGGAAGGCATGAACGGCGCGGTTAAGAAAGCCGAAGCCATCCTGGCCGAGAATCCTAACTATTTTGTTGCCGAGCAGTTCAAGAATCCGGCCAACGTGAAGATTCACCGCGAAACGACTGGACCGGAAATCGTAGAAGCAATCGATTCGATCGGCGGATCGCTGGACGCTTTTATTGCGGGTATCGGTACAGGCGGAACGATCACCGGCGCCGGCGAAGTACTGAAAGCGAAATATCCGGATATCAAGGTTTACGCTGTAGAGCCTGCGGCTTCGCCAATTCTGGCGGGCGGTAAACCGGGACCTCACAAAATCCAAGGTATCGGAGCCAACTTCATTCCGGACATTCTGAACCAAAATGTTTATGATGAAATCATTCATGTTGAAAATGACGAAGCTTTTGATACAGCGCGCCGCGTAGCGAAGGAAGAAGGCATTCTGTCCGGTATTTCTTCGGGAGCCGCCATCTTCGCAGCGATCAAAGTCGCTAAAGAACTGGGCGCCGGCAAACGCGTTGTTGCCATCGTTCCAAGTAATGGCGAACGTTACCTCAGCACGCCGCTGTACAACTACGAAGCTTAATTGATTTTTTCTGAGAACATGTAAAAATGTACGGTAAAGAGCCTTCGACT encodes:
- a CDS encoding peptidylprolyl isomerase, producing the protein MTRQERALRKAVLVLAGFILLLAVVLLREWRKEQGTERDDEGEKTIAKVAGQSISLRQWQDELQKKHGDEVLLAMLNRIAVGAEAKRLGISISDQEVDRELETAASGYGSKEQYYAQMESELGLTKEEVREETAYRLTLQAVATAGIIITDKEIDEYIRQNPDRFRPVKEIGLSIIKVHTYMEAEQALDRIESGEDFAALAQEISIDEDSRIHGGRVGTVEDNDPFWPQELLKAAAGLSPGDVAGPFQVEGGYAVIQTDRVTAPPMPDDQEIRDQVRQELALEQAPPLQQVEDNLRTKYGAAIDVDKGLQD
- the cysK gene encoding cysteine synthase A, producing the protein MSKVVNNVTELIGGTPLVRLNRIVPEGAAEIYVKLEYQNPGSSVKDRIAVSIVEEAEKEGRLKPGDTILEATSGNTGIGLAMVAAAKGYKAIIVMPETMSLERRNLLRAYGAELVLTPGSEGMNGAVKKAEAILAENPNYFVAEQFKNPANVKIHRETTGPEIVEAIDSIGGSLDAFIAGIGTGGTITGAGEVLKAKYPDIKVYAVEPAASPILAGGKPGPHKIQGIGANFIPDILNQNVYDEIIHVENDEAFDTARRVAKEEGILSGISSGAAIFAAIKVAKELGAGKRVVAIVPSNGERYLSTPLYNYEA